CACCAACCTGCTGGGCAACGCCACTTCCGCCATTCTGGATATGCCCCCCGCAGAAATTTTCGCCCACCCTGACCTTGCCCATCTGGAAACCGCCCAACTGCGGGAAGCCCTGGCCGTGATGGCAGCGCTTGGGCTGCCGGTGGTAGACCTTCCCGGCGTTTCGGTGCGTCGGCTGGCGTGGGCCATCCGGTGGCTGCCCCAATTGCTGCTGCAACCCTTATTGCAAAAAGCCGTGGGCAGCGGGCGGGGCGGCAAAATGCCTTCCTTCCACATTGACCTGCACGGCGGGCGCGGTCAAACCGAGGTAGACGCGCTCAACGGCGCCGTCGTCCGTTATGGCAAGCGTTTGGGCATCCCTACCCCCGTCAACCGCACCCTCACCGAAACGCTGCAAGCCCTCACCCAGGGGGAATTAGCGCTGGAGGCGTTTCGTCATAAGCCGGAAGCCCTGCTGCGGCGCGTCGCCGCGCAGCCGTGACCCCCTTCTTGCCCTTGCTGGTTTATGCCTCAGGCCGCCCTGGCACTTCGTGGTGGGCGCGGCAGCGGGCTTCGTACATCTCCGAGGCCCCCACAATGACCACGGGGTCGTCGTAACGCGCCGGCTTCCCGTTGATCAACCGCTGGGAGCGGCTGGCGGGGAAACCGCAAACCACACAAATGGCTTGCAACTTATCCACCTGGTCGGCCTGGGCCAACAAAGCCGGCATGGGGCCAAAGGGTTCGCCGCGGAAGTCCATATCCAACCCGGCCACGATGACACGCACGCCCCGGTCGGCCAAACGCTGCACAATGGCGGTGATTTTCTCGGAAAAGAACTGCGCCTCGTCAATGCCCACCACCGTGGTGTCGTCCTTCAAATGCTGCTCTAACGCTTCAATATCGTTCAGGGGGATGGCCTCGAAAACGCCGCCCGCGTGGGAAGCCACCGCGGTTTTGGCATAGCGGTTATCGAGGGCAGGCTTGAACACCTGCACTTTCTGCCTGGCAATCACCGCCCGGCGCAATCGGCGGATGAGTTCTTCCGTTTTACCGCTGAACATGGGGCCTGCAATCACTTCCAACCTGCCTTGCAAATGTCGCATGAGTCCCTCCAGAAAATTTTTGATGTTTCAGCGTGTCCCCCGCCCGCTCCGTCATGCCAACGCGGCGACCACCTCGTCGAGCGGCACAATGCGGGCTTCACCCTGGCGGGGTTTGACCTCCGCGCCGCCCTGTTTCAAACTGCGCTTGCTCACCGTCACCCGCACCGGCAGGCCGATGAGGTCGGCATCGGTAAACTTGACGCCGGGGCTGGCCTTGCGGTCGTCGTAAAGCACCGGGAAACCGGCAGCGCGCAGGTCGCGGTAAAGGGTTTCCGCGGCCTCCTCCCCGCCCCGCAGGGCAATCAAATGCACGGCATAAGGGGCCAGCGCGGGGGGCCAGGCCAGGCCATCGGGCTGGCTGTGGGCGCTGGCCAGGGCAGCGATCGCGGCCTCGCCATCTACCCGGGCAGCCGCCACACCCAGGGGCGCCGTTTTACCCTCGGGGGTGAGGTAAACAGCAGCGGTTTCCAGCCTCTGGGAAGCCGTGACCACCCAGGCGGCGGCGGATTCCAGGGGCGCGCCGCACTGCGGGCAGGGGTCGCCCGCCGCGGCAGCGGCAATGTCGGCCACCAGGTCGGCGGTGAAATCGCGGCCGTAGTTCACGCCAGTCAGGTGGTAGCCTTCCCGATTGGCACCAGCCACCAGGTTCGGGCTGTGAGGAATGAGATCATCGACGACCACCAGCGCGCCGCGCACCCCCACCGGCGAAGCATAGCCGGGCACCGCCCCGACGGCGCGAATTTCGTCGTCGGTTGCGGGGGCCAGCCCATCCACACCCAGCAAGTAAGCCAACTTGGGCAGAGAAACCTGCATATCGCCGCGCACGACGGCGAAAACCAGGCGCGGGGTGGCTTCCTGGGTGTGCAGGAAGACCGCTTTGGCCGTGCGGCTTTCGGGCACGCCGAGGAAGTCGGCTAAAGCGCGGATGGTGTTGGCGTGCGGGGTGGCGACGGGGGTCAACGAAGCCAGCGGTTCGGGCTCTGGGGCAGGCTTGGCGCGGCGCGCCCACGCCACGGGGGCTTCGTAGCCACAGCGAGGGCAGCGCAAGGTCGGCTCGCCGCCCCGCGCGGCAGGCGCGAGGCCCAGGGTTGCCGGGCCAGCCAAGGCTGCCGGGCCTTCCCCCGCGTGCAACGGCAGCCCCAACGGCCGCAACGCCGCTTCCCAGCGCTCGCGCACCGCCTGGGCGGTTTCCAGCGCGGCTTCAGGTGTTGCACCCAGCGCCAGGACGGTGAGGCTGTGAGGGCCGCGCCAGAGCAGCACACGCGGCAACTGGCGGTAGGAAGCCACATGGGCTTCCAGCAGCGCGGTGAGGGCGTCCGGCAAACGCCGCGGCCAGGGAAAGGCCGGCGCGACCAGGTCAACTTCCTGCCGCAAGGCTACTTCTTCCATCGCGGCTTCCAGGTGCCGGAAAAGCCGATTTTGCAACGCCATGCCCAACGGCAACCACAAACGCGCCTGGTCGGTCTCATGCCAGTAAGCCGCCCGCAACAGCCAATGGCGGCCATCTTCCGGCGGGTAGCGCCCTGCCTGGCGCTGGCTTTGCCCAAAAAGTTCACTCAAACGCATGAGGCTTCACCTCTCATCGGTCGGCGCTGCGCCACTTCGAGAAAGGGCAGAAAACCCCGCGCGAAGGGCGCGGGGTTCCCCAAAGGGATTCAACGCCATTTACAGGTCGTCGTCTTCCCACAAATCGTCGTCGTCCAGGAAGTCATCGTCGTCCAACAAGTCGTCGTCTTCCAGCAGGTCGTCGTCCCAGGCTTCCAGCACCTCAGCGACGGGCTTATAAGTCAGGCACCCTTGATCGGGGTCGATTTCCACCTCCGAGGCGGTGCAATAGTGGCCGTCCAAAAAGGCGCAATCCTCGTAGGCACAACGAATGCGGGGCATCTAACGCCACCTCCTGAAAGAAAATCGGCTCATTGCGGCGGGGCCTCGTTGAGCAGGCGAATGATAGCCAAAACCAGCAAAAAAAGCAAGATTGTGGCCGAAAGCAAGCAGTAAGGGCAAAAAGCGTGGATCACTTCGGCTTCCAGGTAAGTGAGGTAAGCCGAATAGAGCACGCCCGCGAAAATCAGGCCAAACTCGGCCAGCGTGCCGTAGGCCTCGCCCAGCGGATGGCGGCGTTCCAGCCACAGCAAGGCCAAAATGGCGAGATAGGTCAGCGCGCCCAAAAGGGCAATCGGCACGCCGTGAATTTCGGCATAGGGGCTGGTGTTGACGGTGTAGCAATCGCCCACACCGGCGCACATGGCTTCGTGATGGGTGAATTTGAGGATGGTGAGGTAAGTGGCGTCGGCCAGGCCGAGCAGCGCCAGCACCACCGAGGCCCAATAGGTTTTCGTGGCGGGTCGGGCTTGCATGGGAACACCTCCGTTGCAGGGGATGAAGGCTCACCCCGCCCGCTTGCGGGAAGCCTCCAGCACGTTGGGCAGGTTTTCCAGCCGGTTGAGCACCCGGCTGAGATGCGCGATGTCGCGCACGCTGAGCACCAGGTCGACGATGGTTTCGCCGTCGTGCTCTTTCACTTCCACGCGCACGCTCTCGATGTTGACGCCTTCGTCGGCAATCACCATCGTAATATCTTTCATCAGGCCGCCGCGGTCGTAAGCGCGAATACGCACCGGCACCGCATACGATTGGGTTGGCGTGCCCCAGGAAACCTGCACCAACCGGCCTTTGTCTCGCACCCGCAAGATGTTGGGGCAATCCTGACGGTGGATCACCGCGCCACGGCCACGGGTGATGTACCCCACGATGGGGTCGCCCGGCGCCGGATGGCAACAACGCGCCATGTGAATCAGCATCCCCCGCAGCCCCATGATGGTCACCTCATCCTTTCCGGTTTCCCGGTGAATGGGGTGGGCTGCCAGGTAATGCTTCTCCGTGGCCTTTTCCACCTCGGCCAGGCGGTTGATGACCCGGTTGAGCGAAACGTCGCCACATCCCACACCAACGTACAGGTCGTCGACGCTGCGGTAGCCGAAATAGGTTGCCAGCGATTGCAAATCGACGTTTTCCAGGCCAAGGCGCTTGAATTCCTTTTCCAACGCCGCCCGGCCGTGAGCCAGGTTTTGCTCACGTGCCTGCTTTTTGAACCACTGGCGGATTTTAGCCCGGGCGCGCTGGGTTTTCACCAGTTCCAGATGCGGGTTGAGCCAGTCGCGGCTGGGGCCGCCTCGCCGTGCAGTGAGAATTTCGACCTGATCGCCGGTCTTCAGTTTGTAACTCAGGGGCACCAGTTTGCCGTTGACCTTGGCGCCGCGGCAGCGATGGCCGATTTCGGTGTGAATGTGGTAGGCGAAATCAATGGGGGTTGCCCCGGCAGGCAGGTCGAGGATGTCGCCGCGCGGCGTGAAAACATAGATGCGGTCGTCGAACACATCGGTCTTCATGCCGTCCATGAATTCCGACGCGTCGGAAACATCTTGCTGCCACTCCATCAACTGCCGCAACCAGTTGATCTTGCGCTCAAACGCCTCATCCAGCCGCTCATCACCCTCTTTGTAACGCCAGTGGGCCGCAATGCCATATTCCGCATTGCGGTGCATCTCCTGCGTGCGAATTTGAACTTCCAGAATTTTGCCGTCTTCGAACAACACGGCGGTATGGAGCGACTGGTAGGAATTGTCTTTGGGGTTGGCAATGTAATCGTCGAACTCGCCGGGGATGGGCTTCCAATGCGTGTGCACCACCCCCAGGACATGGTAGCAGGTGGGGACGTCATCCACAATCACCCGCACGCCGCGAATATCGCGCAGCGCCTCAAAAGGCAGCCCCTTGCGCTGCATTTTACGGTAGATGGAATAAATGTGCTTCGGGCGTCCTGAAACCCGGGCCTGAATGCCGGCCTCGGCCAGCACCTCTTGGATGCGCGCCACGGCTCGTTGGAGTTCTTTTTCCCGCACGGTGCGGCGCTCGGCCAGTTTGCGCGCGATCTCTTTGTAAGCCTCGGGGTTGACATAGCGAAAACCGCGATCTTCCAGTTCCCACTTGATTTGCCAGATACCCAGGCGGTTGGCAAGGGGGGCGAAAATATCCAGCGTTTGGCGGGCAATGCGGCGCTGCTTGGCGGGTGGCAGGGCCGAAAGCGTGCGCATGTTGTGCAGGCGATCGGCCAGTTTGATGATCACCACCCGAATATCCTTGCTCATGGCCAAAAAGGTCTTACGCAGCGATTCGTTGGTCAGTTCCCGCTTACGCTGGCGCTCGGTAGCGTGGTCGTCGGCAGGCTCTTCGGCCTCGGGGTGCTGCTCGGCGGTGCCGTCGGCACGAGAGACGCGCGGCAGGGAAACCAGTTTGGTCACGCCATCGACCAGCGAAGCCACCTCCTCGCCAAAATCGCGGCGGATGTCTTCCAGGGTCAGGTCGGTGTCTTCAACGGTATCATGCAAAAGCCCCGCCGCGACAACAACGGGGGGCATCCGCAACTCAGCCAGAATATCGGCAACGGCAAGGCAATGCTGGATATACGGCTCACCCGAAGCACGCTTCTGCCCCTCGTGGGCACGCTCGGCCACCCGATAGGCTCGCGCCACAAGTTCGCGATCGGCAACGGTGTAATAAGCAGGCAAGTGTTCCAGCAACTGTTCAATCTTCATGGCATCGTTTTCAAAAGTCGGAAAGCAACGGCGGCGTCGAGAAGGTATTATAGCGCATTTCCTCCCCCCCGATGTTATAATCTCCCCATGCCCGATGTCCTCGGTTTTCAGGTGCAGCGCTACCACATCCAGACCCCGGTATACCAGGGGCCGCTGGACCTGCTGCTGCAGTTGATCGCCCGCGCCGAACTGGACATCACCAAAATTGCCCTCGCCCAAATCACCGACCAGTACCTGGCCTACCTGGAGCAGATGGAGGAACGCTCACCGGAAGAAGTCTCCGCCTTCCTGGTGATTGCCGCCAAACTGGTGCAGATCAAATCTGAAGCCCTGCTCCCACGCCCGCCGGAACGCGAAGAGGCAGAAGAAGACCCCGGGGAAGCCTTAGTTCAGCAATTGAAAGCCTACCGCCGTTTCAAACAGGCTGCCCAATGGCTGGCAGAGCGTCATGCGGCCGGCTGGCACGCTTTCGTACGGCTGACCACGCCGCCACCCGCGGCGCCGCCTCAAATCGACCTGCACGGCTACACCGTGGAAGACGTGGCAGCCGCGGCACGCGGCGCTTTCCAGTTGCGCCACCGTGAACCGCTCGGCCGCGTGATTCGCGCCCCCAAAATCACCATCCGGCAGAAAATTCGCACCATCATCCAGGCCCTCGCCCAACGCGGGCAGGCGACCTTTTCAGCCTTGCTCGGGCACCAGCCCACCCGACTGGAAGCCGTGGTCACCTTCCTTGCCCTGCTGGAACTGGTCAAACAACGGCTGGTGCAGACCCGGCAAGCCACTCTTTTCGGCGAAATCGAAATCCTGCCGGCTGCCGAAAACCTCTCTACCGAAATCGACATCGCCTCGGAGTTCGGAGAATAGCCCATGCCCCACCATCATCACAAAGGCCAGACCTTCGACACCGCCTATTACGCCGAGCGCGCCGCCGACGCCATCGCCTGGCAACCGTGGAACGAAGCCACCCTCCGCAAAGCCCGGCAACGCGGCAAACTCATCTTTTTGAACATCGGCTATACCGGCTGTTACTGGTGCGAGCGCATGGCCTCCGAAGTCTTCCGCCACCCCGTCGGCGTGGCCTACATTCACCGTTATTTCGTGCCCGTCACCCTCGACCGCGCCCAGCGCCCCGACATCGCCAACGCCTTCATGCAGGTGGTGGCTGCCATGACCGGCAAAGCCGGCTGGCCGCTCACCGTCATCCTCACCCCCGAAGGGAAGCCCTTTCACGGCGGCACTTACTTCTCTTTCGAAACCGAAGTACCCGGCAGCCCCAGCCTGCACCAATTGCTGCGGGAAGCCCTCGAAGCCTGGGAAAAGGACCGCGAACGGGTCGAAGACACCGCCAACGAAATGGCCCGCCAAATGCATGAAGGGATGCTCCCCCTGCTGGAAGCCCCGCTGCCGCAGCCGGATGACGTCTCAGCAGCGGCACTCACCGCCATCGAAGCCACCTACGAACCCCACAGCGGCGGCTTCGACCAGGGGCCGAAATTCCCCCGCCCGCTGCTGCTGCTCTGGCTGCTGCGCCTGGCCGAAAAAGGGCACGACCGCGCCGGCGAAATGGCGCTCGCCACCCTCGTCGGCATGGCACGCGGCGGCATTTACGACGTCCTCGGCGGCGGCTTCCACGAATATGCCCGCGACGCGGCCTGGCGGGAGCCCTGTTTCGAAAAAAGCCTGCCCACCAATGCCCTCTTAGGGTTGGCCTACGCGCGGGCTTACCGCCTTACAGGGCAGGCAGCCTTCCGCCGCATTGCCACCAGCACCTTCGATTACATCCTCGAGAACCTCCGCCTTCCCAACGGCTTGCTGGTCAACGGGCAGGGCAGCGAAAGCCTCCAGCGCGGCGACCGCGGGGCCTATTACCTCTGGACGGCGGAAGAAGTCCGCGCGGCGCTGCCGCCGGAAGAAGCCGAAGCCCTGATTGCCGCCTACGATCTCGGCAACGCCCCGGCCACCCTGCAGCGCGTGCTGAGCGACGAAGCGCTGGCCGAGCGCGTCGGCATCACCACCGCCGAGGCGGCTGAGCGCCTCACCGCCGCCAAAGCCCATCTGCAGGAAGCCCGCCAGCGCCGCACGCCCCCCATCACCGACACCACCGTCACCACCGTGTGGCACGCCCTTGCCACCCGTGCCCTGGCCGAAGCCACCCACTTGCTGGAGGCACCGCGCTACGCCGAAGCCGCCGCTCAAGGCGGGGCAGCCTTGCTGGCCCACCTGCGCACCGCCGACGGCCTGGCGCGCAACTGGTACGAAGGCCGCGCCACCGGCACCGCCCTGCTGGAAGACCACGCCGCCACGGCCCTTGCCATGCTCGCTCTGCACCGCCTCGACGCCCCGCTGCCGCCAGACAATCACCCCTGGCTATACGAAGCCGCCCAATGCCTCGAAACCCTCACCCACCGCTTTGCCGCCGACTGGGGTTATTACGACACCGACGCCGAGCGCCATTTCGCCCCCTTCGGCCGCACACAAGAAATCGTCGACGGCGTGACTCCCAGCAGCAACGCGCTCGCCGTGACCCTGCTGCTGGAATTTTCCGCCGCCACCGACCAGCCTGCCTTCCAGAACCTGGCAGCAGCCATGCTCTCGCGCCTGGCCCCGGCTATGGCGAAATATCCCACGGCCTTCCCCCAGTGGCTCATCGCTTACCACGGGCTGGAAAACCAGTCCTGAGCAGCAGCCCCTTGCCGCGCGCGCAGCCTGCAGCGCGGAAAACACGGCTTCCGCTTTCAATGCCCAAACGGCCACCCCCAAAATTGTGAACTGTCATGCCTTCTCAACATCCGCCTCTCATCATCGGCGTCGCCGGCGGCACCGGCTCAGGCAAAACCACCGTCGCCCGCGTCATTCTGGAACGCGTGGGCGAAGAACACATCGCCTACCTGCCCCACGACGCCTATTACAAAGATAACAGTCACCTGCCACCCGCCGAGCGCGCCAAAATCAACTACGACCACCCCGACTCGCTGGAAACCACCCTGCTCATCGAGCACCTCAAGCGCCTGCGAGATGGCTTCCCCATTGAACGGCCGGTCTACGACTTTACCACCCACAGCCGCACTGCCGAAACCGTCACCGTGCAGCCTCACCCTATCATCATGGTGGAAGGCATTTTGATTTTCGCCGAGCCGGAATTGCGCAAACTCTTCGACGTCAAAATCTTCGTTGATACCGACGCCGACATCCGCTTCATCCGCCGGCTGGTGCGCGACATCGAAGAGCGCGGCCGCACCATGACCTCGGTGGTGGAACAATACCTCAAAACGGTGCGCCCCATGCATCTGGAATTCGTGGAGCCGTCGAAACGGTATGCCGACGTCATCATTCCCGAAGGCGGGTTGAACAGCGTGGCAATG
The sequence above is drawn from the Chloroflexota bacterium genome and encodes:
- a CDS encoding vitamin K epoxide reductase family protein, producing MQARPATKTYWASVVLALLGLADATYLTILKFTHHEAMCAGVGDCYTVNTSPYAEIHGVPIALLGALTYLAILALLWLERRHPLGEAYGTLAEFGLIFAGVLYSAYLTYLEAEVIHAFCPYCLLSATILLFLLVLAIIRLLNEAPPQ
- a CDS encoding bifunctional (p)ppGpp synthetase/guanosine-3',5'-bis(diphosphate) 3'-pyrophosphohydrolase; the protein is MKIEQLLEHLPAYYTVADRELVARAYRVAERAHEGQKRASGEPYIQHCLAVADILAELRMPPVVVAAGLLHDTVEDTDLTLEDIRRDFGEEVASLVDGVTKLVSLPRVSRADGTAEQHPEAEEPADDHATERQRKRELTNESLRKTFLAMSKDIRVVIIKLADRLHNMRTLSALPPAKQRRIARQTLDIFAPLANRLGIWQIKWELEDRGFRYVNPEAYKEIARKLAERRTVREKELQRAVARIQEVLAEAGIQARVSGRPKHIYSIYRKMQRKGLPFEALRDIRGVRVIVDDVPTCYHVLGVVHTHWKPIPGEFDDYIANPKDNSYQSLHTAVLFEDGKILEVQIRTQEMHRNAEYGIAAHWRYKEGDERLDEAFERKINWLRQLMEWQQDVSDASEFMDGMKTDVFDDRIYVFTPRGDILDLPAGATPIDFAYHIHTEIGHRCRGAKVNGKLVPLSYKLKTGDQVEILTARRGGPSRDWLNPHLELVKTQRARAKIRQWFKKQAREQNLAHGRAALEKEFKRLGLENVDLQSLATYFGYRSVDDLYVGVGCGDVSLNRVINRLAEVEKATEKHYLAAHPIHRETGKDEVTIMGLRGMLIHMARCCHPAPGDPIVGYITRGRGAVIHRQDCPNILRVRDKGRLVQVSWGTPTQSYAVPVRIRAYDRGGLMKDITMVIADEGVNIESVRVEVKEHDGETIVDLVLSVRDIAHLSRVLNRLENLPNVLEASRKRAG
- a CDS encoding uridine kinase, which codes for MPSQHPPLIIGVAGGTGSGKTTVARVILERVGEEHIAYLPHDAYYKDNSHLPPAERAKINYDHPDSLETTLLIEHLKRLRDGFPIERPVYDFTTHSRTAETVTVQPHPIIMVEGILIFAEPELRKLFDVKIFVDTDADIRFIRRLVRDIEERGRTMTSVVEQYLKTVRPMHLEFVEPSKRYADVIIPEGGLNSVAMDMVVARIESLLRERGLG
- a CDS encoding DUF1540 domain-containing protein, coding for MPRIRCAYEDCAFLDGHYCTASEVEIDPDQGCLTYKPVAEVLEAWDDDLLEDDDLLDDDDFLDDDDLWEDDDL
- a CDS encoding thymidine kinase, with amino-acid sequence MRHLQGRLEVIAGPMFSGKTEELIRRLRRAVIARQKVQVFKPALDNRYAKTAVASHAGGVFEAIPLNDIEALEQHLKDDTTVVGIDEAQFFSEKITAIVQRLADRGVRVIVAGLDMDFRGEPFGPMPALLAQADQVDKLQAICVVCGFPASRSQRLINGKPARYDDPVVIVGASEMYEARCRAHHEVPGRPEA
- a CDS encoding thioredoxin domain-containing protein — protein: MPHHHHKGQTFDTAYYAERAADAIAWQPWNEATLRKARQRGKLIFLNIGYTGCYWCERMASEVFRHPVGVAYIHRYFVPVTLDRAQRPDIANAFMQVVAAMTGKAGWPLTVILTPEGKPFHGGTYFSFETEVPGSPSLHQLLREALEAWEKDRERVEDTANEMARQMHEGMLPLLEAPLPQPDDVSAAALTAIEATYEPHSGGFDQGPKFPRPLLLLWLLRLAEKGHDRAGEMALATLVGMARGGIYDVLGGGFHEYARDAAWREPCFEKSLPTNALLGLAYARAYRLTGQAAFRRIATSTFDYILENLRLPNGLLVNGQGSESLQRGDRGAYYLWTAEEVRAALPPEEAEALIAAYDLGNAPATLQRVLSDEALAERVGITTAEAAERLTAAKAHLQEARQRRTPPITDTTVTTVWHALATRALAEATHLLEAPRYAEAAAQGGAALLAHLRTADGLARNWYEGRATGTALLEDHAATALAMLALHRLDAPLPPDNHPWLYEAAQCLETLTHRFAADWGYYDTDAERHFAPFGRTQEIVDGVTPSSNALAVTLLLEFSAATDQPAFQNLAAAMLSRLAPAMAKYPTAFPQWLIAYHGLENQS